CCTCAGTGTGCTTTTCTCTCATCGGCGTATCCTTTCCTGCCTGCGCCAACAGGCAGCCTTTCGTTTTTAGATTCGCGAAAGGGTACGCCTACCTATTTCCTATTTCCACACGCTTTGATCATAGCTCGGGGATCAACGTAAGAAAAGCTTGAGTCGGCGATTTTGTTGAGAGTACGTAAAAAACAGTGTAGCTTAAAGCATAAATCAAGTTTGTTGATCGGCTTATTGTATGGTGAACCCGGCGTCTAACGGCGATTCTCGATTCGGTCAAGAACAACTCCTGGCCGACACGGTTGTGCTGACGCAGCTCGATAAAGCGGTCGGTTGGGCGCGTAAGTACTCGCTGTTTCCTTATCCGTTTGCGACGGCGTGCTGCGCCATGGAATACATGGCGCTGTCGATGTCACCCTACGACATCGATCGCTTCGGCGCCTTGCTGCCGCGCTTTAGTCCGCGCCAAGCCGACTTGCTCATGGTGATCGGCACGGTCAACCACAAATTATCGCCGGTGTTGAAGCGTGTCTACGAACAAATGTCCGAGCCCAAATGGGTGATGGCATTTGGTGCTTGCGCCGCCAGCGGTGGCTTTTACGACAACTACGCGACGGTGCAAGGAATCGATCGGATCATTCCCGTCGATGTCTATGTCCCGGGGTGTCCGCCGCGCCCGGAGGCGGTGCTCGACGGACTAATGGAACTCCAAAGTCGCATCGCCGCGCGGAAACAACCGATCTAATAACCCGCTTGTCTGCACCGATGGCTGATACCGAAGGCCCGCTTCCGGAAAATTCCTATCACCACGGAACCATCACCAAGCTCTTTCCATCGAACAACATGGGGATTGTGCGCATTGAGAGCGGCCGCGAAGTGCCGTTTTCCTATGAGTTTGTCATCCTACTCGGGCGAGCCAAGTCGCCGCTGGACCTCACCGAGGGTGAAGCGGTTGGCTACGATTTGGGTTGGACACCGAAGGGGATGATGGTTACCAAAATCAAGACCTATCCCAAGCAGCCGAGCTGAGCCGCCCCGGCTTAAAACGGCAGGGTGCTCAGAGCAAGAATCTGCCGTCCTAAGATCTCGCCGACAAAGACTCCAAGGAGCGCGATATAGAACAGCCCCGTCGCCGCCATGGTGTGCGGAATCAAAAGCGTCCGCCAAATCATCCATGACAGCACCAACGGCGCGCCTTGCCCGACGATCACGCGCAGCGTCAGCAACGTCGAGTGTTTGCGCCAAAGCGTATTTAGGGCGTTGGTGCTGGCAGTGGTACCGAGGAACGAAATGGCCAGTGGCGCCAGCACCATGAAGACACTCTGCGCGATCAGCGCGTAAACAAAAAAGCGAAACACTTTGACGAATGGATCGAGACTCTGGCCGGTGTCGATCAAGTACCAATGGCCGATCAACATGCCTACGGTCACGCTGCCAAGCAGCAGCGCGGAGAGAAAGAAACTCGTCGGATAGATAAGCGCTTCGACCGAAAAAAACGCAGCGGAGTAGAAGCTGTGGGCACTGCAGACAAGGCCCGCGATGCCGGAGAGAATGGCGCCGGCGAAACTACGGGCGCGAAATTTTTGCCGTTCTCCCCATAGCGAAATCACGTAACCGACATAGCAGAGCACGTAGACCGCGTGGAAGATAACTTCCAGGAGCACGATGGCGGAAAAATCCGTCGCCAGGCTATGCTGATAGAAGCTGCTCTTGCCCCACAGCCCGAGAATAGCGATGAAGCACAACACTCCGGCGGTGGATTTGTAAAAGGCGCGATCCAGTTCGTGAAACGGTGTCGCCGCGAGGGCGAGCAGTCCGCCGAGCGCCACCTGGTAAAAGAAAATCAGAAAGCTGCTGGAAAATCCCTGCATGGAAGGTCAAGCCGGCGGTTTTTGCGCGCTATGCAAGCAGACCGCGCCATTGAGAAACTTACGAATGGCGACGTTGCGAAAACCGGCAGCCGCGATCATGCCGGCCACTGTCTCCGGCGAGTGAAATTGGCGCACCGATCGAGAGAGGTAGCTATAAGCGTTGCGGTCGCCGGCCAAGGCGCCGCCGATCCATGGCACCAAGCGATAAAAGTAAAGATTGTAAAACGGTGCAAACCAACGCGCCGTCGGCGGAAACATGTCTAGAGAAACAAAGCGCGCGCCCGGCTTCATGATGCGAAACGCTTCGGCGAAAAACCGCGGCAGATCGGAAACGTTGCGCAACACGAAGGCCGTCATCGCGCCATCACAGGCAGCACTTTTGATCGGCGCAGCCATGGCGCTACCCAGGACGAAAGTGGTTTGAGCGCCGTGCGAAATTCGCCGCTTCTTGTGCTGGGCGAGCTGCAGCATGGGCAAAGAAAAATCCAGCCCGACGATGCGCACGCGGCCGGCGGTGCGCTTGGCGGCGGCAAACGTAAGATCGCCCGTGCCGGCGCCCAAGTCGAGAACGATGTCGCCGGGCTGGGTGGCCAATGTGCGAATCGCTTCGGCCCGCCAACGATTGTCTAAGCGAAAACTGATGACCCGATTGAGCAGGTCATAGCGACCGGCGATGCGGTCGAAAATGGATTGAACTGCGCGATCTCTCGAATTATCCAGGGCAAGCATCCGATGGTGGCAGGGCAGACTCAGCGCGCGTGCGCAGCTGCGGGCTGGCGCCGGCTAAAAATCTCGATCGATGATCAACTGGACCAAAGTCTTCAAGCCGTTACGGTAGCGTGAAGGCGGGAGTTTCTTAAGCGACTTGAGAGCATCGGCGGCGTATTGTTTGGCCAACAGTGTGGCCTCCGAGATGGCGTCGCTGGAGCGAATCAGGGCCAGTGCGGCGCTAATTTGCTCTTCGGTCGGCTGATTTTGCTCAAAGGCTTCGCAAACCTCCGGAGCGCCGGCATTGACGGCGAGGATAATCGGCAGCGACGGGTTGCCGTCGCGCAGGTCGATGCCCGTGGGCTTGCCCAAGAGCTCCGCATGTCCGGTGACGTCGAGAATATCGTCGACCATTTGAAAGGCGATGCCCATTTTCAGGCCGTAGCCTTCCGTATCCGCCACGGCTGCCGAATTGGCGCCGGCTAGGTGGGCACCGATCTTGGCGCCGGTCTGAAACAACGAGGCGGTTTTGCGCGTGACGATTTCAATATAGTCGTCAATGGTGACCGCGCGATTACGATTGAAGTGGCCTTGCAGCATTTCGCCTTCGGTCAACATGGCGCAGGCATCGGCGGTCCACTCGACAACGGTGTCGTCAAACTTGCCGGCGAACTCGAAGGCTTTGATGAAAAGAAAATCGCCGGCGACCAAAGTGGATTTTAGACCGAACTTCTTAAACGCGGAAATCTTGCCGCGGCGGGTTTCTGCGCCGTCGATGATGTCGTCATGCAGCAGGGTGGCTGTGTGAATCAGTTCGATGGCGGTGGCGATATCGACAATGTCCTGGGTACGTTTGCCGCCAAAGGCGAGAAACGCCAGCAAGGTGATCAGAGGGCGCACCCGCTTGCCGCCGCCATCAATCAAATGCGCGGCGATGTCGGTAAGACCTTGCTCGCGCGAACGAATGGCACGCGTGAGGCTTTGCTCGACCAATTGCAGTTCTTCAGCGACGTAACTAAAAGGATCGGTGGCGCCTTGTAGTGAAGGAATTCGCCGTTCCGTTACCCGCGATGCCGTGTGGTTGGCGGTGACGGACTTAGATTTTGTCTCTTGAATCAGAATGGCTCCGTTTATTTTTCAGGAAGGGAAGTTAGCCAGAAAAATGGCATAGATCACCGGTTAGGTCAAGCTAATTGCGCGCAACAAAAGGCATCGTGACCCACGCCTCGCAAGTGATATGGCATGAAAATCGTCTCGCCTTAAGTTGCGCACTCTGCAGCTGTCGTCGCTGGTGAGAAGTGTGTCGCGAAGGAACCTGGAGAGGGTCTCGGCGAACCGAATATTTCCCCACGATGGCAACTGCCGATCTCCCCCGCCCGTTGGTGACACAGGGCAGCCGATACCGGTCAGAATATCCGGAAAAAATGGCTCTGTGGCTGAGGTTAGGCTCAACCGCACTGATGTTGCAGTTGACAATTTTATTGACCGATGACATAAGAAGTTTAAGTATTTTAGTCTTGCCGCCTTAGTTTTTTAACTTGTTAGACCGTATAGATTTAAAAATACTTTCTATTCTTCAGAACCGTGGGCGTTCTCGTCTGGCGGACATCGCTGAAGAAGTAGATTTGTCGGCGCCAGCGGTGATGGAGCGAGTGAAGAAGCTCGAGGCCAACGGCGTCATTCGCGGTTATCAAGCGTTGCTCGATGCCAAGCAAGTTGGCAAAGACATAGCGGCTTTTATCGGCGTTTCGATCGGCCATCAGCGCGACATCGATCGGTTCGCCGCGCACATGATGCAACATCCCGACGTTCTGGAATGTCATCACGTGACCGGCGACGAGAGTTTCATTCTCAAAGTTAAAGCGGCGAACACCAGCGCATTGGAAAAGCTCTTGGCGCAGATTCGCTCGGTCGAAGGTGTCACCCGGACGGTGACCAAAGTGGTTTTGTCGACCGCGAAAGAAAGCCAAGTCTTGGAGTTGGATGCTTGTTTGGCGGAAAATTCGAGCGGCAAAAGAAGCAAGCAGTAGAGTAAGAATTCATCGGTAGAAGGGCAAGTGTATGAAGCAATCAGGACCGCCGGAAAAGCAGGGACTGTATGATCCGCGCT
This portion of the Deltaproteobacteria bacterium genome encodes:
- a CDS encoding NADH-quinone oxidoreductase subunit B, which translates into the protein MVNPASNGDSRFGQEQLLADTVVLTQLDKAVGWARKYSLFPYPFATACCAMEYMALSMSPYDIDRFGALLPRFSPRQADLLMVIGTVNHKLSPVLKRVYEQMSEPKWVMAFGACAASGGFYDNYATVQGIDRIIPVDVYVPGCPPRPEAVLDGLMELQSRIAARKQPI
- a CDS encoding ubiquinone/menaquinone biosynthesis methyltransferase — encoded protein: MLALDNSRDRAVQSIFDRIAGRYDLLNRVISFRLDNRWRAEAIRTLATQPGDIVLDLGAGTGDLTFAAAKRTAGRVRIVGLDFSLPMLQLAQHKKRRISHGAQTTFVLGSAMAAPIKSAACDGAMTAFVLRNVSDLPRFFAEAFRIMKPGARFVSLDMFPPTARWFAPFYNLYFYRLVPWIGGALAGDRNAYSYLSRSVRQFHSPETVAGMIAAAGFRNVAIRKFLNGAVCLHSAQKPPA
- a CDS encoding polyprenyl synthetase family protein, whose amino-acid sequence is MNGAILIQETKSKSVTANHTASRVTERRIPSLQGATDPFSYVAEELQLVEQSLTRAIRSREQGLTDIAAHLIDGGGKRVRPLITLLAFLAFGGKRTQDIVDIATAIELIHTATLLHDDIIDGAETRRGKISAFKKFGLKSTLVAGDFLFIKAFEFAGKFDDTVVEWTADACAMLTEGEMLQGHFNRNRAVTIDDYIEIVTRKTASLFQTGAKIGAHLAGANSAAVADTEGYGLKMGIAFQMVDDILDVTGHAELLGKPTGIDLRDGNPSLPIILAVNAGAPEVCEAFEQNQPTEEQISAALALIRSSDAISEATLLAKQYAADALKSLKKLPPSRYRNGLKTLVQLIIDRDF
- a CDS encoding Lrp/AsnC family transcriptional regulator, encoding MLDRIDLKILSILQNRGRSRLADIAEEVDLSAPAVMERVKKLEANGVIRGYQALLDAKQVGKDIAAFIGVSIGHQRDIDRFAAHMMQHPDVLECHHVTGDESFILKVKAANTSALEKLLAQIRSVEGVTRTVTKVVLSTAKESQVLELDACLAENSSGKRSKQ